A genome region from Prionailurus viverrinus isolate Anna chromosome A3, UM_Priviv_1.0, whole genome shotgun sequence includes the following:
- the TTC31 gene encoding tetratricopeptide repeat protein 31 isoform X5, protein MAPIPKTVGRIKLDCPLRSGCPLEVAAVPKLCKEFGPEDYGAEDIVDFLRRLVESDPQGLHRIHVDGSSGRLQLWHHDYLLDHFCDEAKTPGQSDRDKGAEGLGTYCGLRKSFLYPPQGFEPCEPCPHSPSASASASGGSDSLLEVAMPQKLLLTEEEANHLAEELVAEEERLKQKAEKKRLKKKRQKDRRRQERLEQEGGEPKLKATPDRDGSPPSSPGNPAQGQCGEEEDLLDLSSTFVSLALRKVGDWPPSARRDKGLSQEPRGKSLGPQEKMGQKEGSSPIEERPRQTPKAEASPGLPAAALQQSQELAKLGTSLAQNGFYHKAVLLFTEALKLNPRDHRLFGNRSFCHERLGQPMWALADAQVALTLQPGWPRGLFRLGKALMGLQRFEEAAAVFQETLRGGSQPDAARELHSCLLHLALNQRGGIRVPHVTTGFPQPFSHAEPGTTSLPSVSRPPSTAPRAPGLLSLPLCFPPCHLSHPNWTLPQIQTRRPHPLQDPSKGSGVLGLGPQHLPQAR, encoded by the exons ATGGCGCCGATTCCGAAGACTGTGGGGCGGATAAAGCTAG ACTGTCCTCTGCGGTCTGGCTGTCCGCTGGAGGTCGCTGCTGTCCCCAAACTCTGCAAGGAATTCGGTCCTGAAGACTACGGCGCAGAG gacaTAGTGGATTTTCTTCGACGGCTTGTGGAGAGTGATCCCCAGGGCCTGCACCGGATCCATGTGGATGGGAGCAGCGGGCGGCTGCAGCTGTGGCACCATG ATTACCTCCTGGACCATTTCTGTGATGAGGCTAAAACACCTggacagagtgacagagacaaAGGGGCCGAGGGACTGGGCACCTACTGTGGTCTCCGAAAGTCCTTCCTGTATCCTCCccaagggtttgagccctgtgagcCCTGCCCTCATAGCCCCTCTGCCTCTGCATCTGCCTCCGGTGGCTCAGACAGCCTCCTTGAGGTGGCCATGCCCCAGAAGCTCCTGCTGACTGAAGAG gaagccaaCCACCTGGCTGAGGAGCTGGTGGCTGAGGAGGAGCGCCTgaaacagaaagcagagaagaaacGACTCAAGAAGAAG CGTCAAAAGGATCGCAGGCGACAGGAACGCTTGGAGCAGGAGGGTGGGGAGCCCAAG CTCAAGGCCACCCCAGATAGAGATGGGAGCCCTCCATCTAGCCCTGGGAACCCTGCTCAGGGACAGTGTGGTGAGGAAGAG GACTTACTGGATCTATCTAGCACTTTCGTGTCTCTGGCTTTGCGCAAGGTTGGGGATTGGCCCCCCAGTGCCCGCAGAGACAAGGGACTGAGCCAGGAGCCCCGAGGCAAAAGTCTGGGCCCCCAAGAGAAGATGGGCCAGAAGGAAGGGAGCTCTCCAATAGAAGAAAGGCCCAGACAGACCCCTAAGGCAGAG GCATCTCCAGGACTACCGGCAGCTGCCTTACAGCAGAGCCAGGAGCTGGCAA agctGGGTACCAGCTTGGCCCAAAATGGTTTCTACCACAAGGCTGTGCTTCTTTTTACCGAGGCCTTGAAGCTCAACCCTCGGGATCATCG GTTATTTGGAAACCGCTCTTTCTGCCATGAACGGCTGGGTCAACCAATGTGGGCCCTGGCTGATGCCCAGGTGGCCCTTACTCTGCAACCTGGCTGGCCCCGAGGCCTCTTCCGCCTGGGCAAGGCCTTGATGGGACTGCAG CGTTTTGAAGAGGCAGCTGCTGTGTTCCAGGAGACTCTGAGAGGCGGCTCCCAGCCTGACGCAGCCCGGGAGCTCCACTCTTGCCTTCTGCACCTCGCCCTG AATCAGCGAGGAGGAATCCGGGTGCCACATGTGACAACTGGGTTCCCGCAACCATTTTCCCATGCTGAGCCGGGGACCACAAGCCTCCCGTCTGTCAGTCGCCCTCCAAGCACCGCTCCAAGAGCTCCTGGCCTTCTGTCTCTACCCTTGTGTTTTCCCCCATGTCATCTGAGCCACCCCAACTGGACCCTGCCCCAAATTCAGACTAGAAGACCGCACCCTCTTCAGGACCCCTCAAAGGGCTCTGGTGTGCTAGGACTTGGACCCCAGCATCTACCTCAGGCCAGATGA
- the TTC31 gene encoding tetratricopeptide repeat protein 31 isoform X3, which produces MAPIPKTVGRIKLDCPLRSGCPLEVAAVPKLCKEFGPEDYGAEDIVDFLRRLVESDPQGLHRIHVDGSSGRLQLWHHDYLLDHFCDEAKTPGQSDRDKGAEGLGTYCGLRKSFLYPPQGFEPCEPCPHSPSASASASGGSDSLLEVAMPQKLLLTEEEANHLAEELVAEEERLKQKAEKKRLKKKRQKDRRRQERLEQEGGEPKLKATPDRDGSPPSSPGNPAQGQCGEEEDLLDLSSTFVSLALRKVGDWPPSARRDKGLSQEPRGKSLGPQEKMGQKEGSSPIEERPRQTPKAEASPGLPAAALQQSQELAKLGTSLAQNGFYHKAVLLFTEALKLNPRDHRLFGNRSFCHERLGQPMWALADAQVALTLQPGWPRGLFRLGKALMGLQRFEEAAAVFQETLRGGSQPDAARELHSCLLHLALQNQRGGIRVPHVTTGFPQPFSHAEPGTTSLPSVSRPPSTAPRAPGLLSLPLCFPPCHLSHPNWTLPQIQTRRPHPLQDPSKGSGVLGLGPQHLPQAR; this is translated from the exons ATGGCGCCGATTCCGAAGACTGTGGGGCGGATAAAGCTAG ACTGTCCTCTGCGGTCTGGCTGTCCGCTGGAGGTCGCTGCTGTCCCCAAACTCTGCAAGGAATTCGGTCCTGAAGACTACGGCGCAGAG gacaTAGTGGATTTTCTTCGACGGCTTGTGGAGAGTGATCCCCAGGGCCTGCACCGGATCCATGTGGATGGGAGCAGCGGGCGGCTGCAGCTGTGGCACCATG ATTACCTCCTGGACCATTTCTGTGATGAGGCTAAAACACCTggacagagtgacagagacaaAGGGGCCGAGGGACTGGGCACCTACTGTGGTCTCCGAAAGTCCTTCCTGTATCCTCCccaagggtttgagccctgtgagcCCTGCCCTCATAGCCCCTCTGCCTCTGCATCTGCCTCCGGTGGCTCAGACAGCCTCCTTGAGGTGGCCATGCCCCAGAAGCTCCTGCTGACTGAAGAG gaagccaaCCACCTGGCTGAGGAGCTGGTGGCTGAGGAGGAGCGCCTgaaacagaaagcagagaagaaacGACTCAAGAAGAAG CGTCAAAAGGATCGCAGGCGACAGGAACGCTTGGAGCAGGAGGGTGGGGAGCCCAAG CTCAAGGCCACCCCAGATAGAGATGGGAGCCCTCCATCTAGCCCTGGGAACCCTGCTCAGGGACAGTGTGGTGAGGAAGAG GACTTACTGGATCTATCTAGCACTTTCGTGTCTCTGGCTTTGCGCAAGGTTGGGGATTGGCCCCCCAGTGCCCGCAGAGACAAGGGACTGAGCCAGGAGCCCCGAGGCAAAAGTCTGGGCCCCCAAGAGAAGATGGGCCAGAAGGAAGGGAGCTCTCCAATAGAAGAAAGGCCCAGACAGACCCCTAAGGCAGAG GCATCTCCAGGACTACCGGCAGCTGCCTTACAGCAGAGCCAGGAGCTGGCAA agctGGGTACCAGCTTGGCCCAAAATGGTTTCTACCACAAGGCTGTGCTTCTTTTTACCGAGGCCTTGAAGCTCAACCCTCGGGATCATCG GTTATTTGGAAACCGCTCTTTCTGCCATGAACGGCTGGGTCAACCAATGTGGGCCCTGGCTGATGCCCAGGTGGCCCTTACTCTGCAACCTGGCTGGCCCCGAGGCCTCTTCCGCCTGGGCAAGGCCTTGATGGGACTGCAG CGTTTTGAAGAGGCAGCTGCTGTGTTCCAGGAGACTCTGAGAGGCGGCTCCCAGCCTGACGCAGCCCGGGAGCTCCACTCTTGCCTTCTGCACCTCGCCCTG cAGAATCAGCGAGGAGGAATCCGGGTGCCACATGTGACAACTGGGTTCCCGCAACCATTTTCCCATGCTGAGCCGGGGACCACAAGCCTCCCGTCTGTCAGTCGCCCTCCAAGCACCGCTCCAAGAGCTCCTGGCCTTCTGTCTCTACCCTTGTGTTTTCCCCCATGTCATCTGAGCCACCCCAACTGGACCCTGCCCCAAATTCAGACTAGAAGACCGCACCCTCTTCAGGACCCCTCAAAGGGCTCTGGTGTGCTAGGACTTGGACCCCAGCATCTACCTCAGGCCAGATGA
- the TTC31 gene encoding tetratricopeptide repeat protein 31 isoform X1 has product MAPIPKTVGRIKLDCPLRSGCPLEVAAVPKLCKEFGPEDYGAEDIVDFLRRLVESDPQGLHRIHVDGSSGRLQLWHHGGACRGRAQGSRLVPWGGLALRYSSLSCSFFFPFSLSLLTDYLLDHFCDEAKTPGQSDRDKGAEGLGTYCGLRKSFLYPPQGFEPCEPCPHSPSASASASGGSDSLLEVAMPQKLLLTEEEANHLAEELVAEEERLKQKAEKKRLKKKRQKDRRRQERLEQEGGEPKLKATPDRDGSPPSSPGNPAQGQCGEEEDLLDLSSTFVSLALRKVGDWPPSARRDKGLSQEPRGKSLGPQEKMGQKEGSSPIEERPRQTPKAEASPGLPAAALQQSQELAKLGTSLAQNGFYHKAVLLFTEALKLNPRDHRLFGNRSFCHERLGQPMWALADAQVALTLQPGWPRGLFRLGKALMGLQRFEEAAAVFQETLRGGSQPDAARELHSCLLHLALQNQRGGIRVPHVTTGFPQPFSHAEPGTTSLPSVSRPPSTAPRAPGLLSLPLCFPPCHLSHPNWTLPQIQTRRPHPLQDPSKGSGVLGLGPQHLPQAR; this is encoded by the exons ATGGCGCCGATTCCGAAGACTGTGGGGCGGATAAAGCTAG ACTGTCCTCTGCGGTCTGGCTGTCCGCTGGAGGTCGCTGCTGTCCCCAAACTCTGCAAGGAATTCGGTCCTGAAGACTACGGCGCAGAG gacaTAGTGGATTTTCTTCGACGGCTTGTGGAGAGTGATCCCCAGGGCCTGCACCGGATCCATGTGGATGGGAGCAGCGGGCGGCTGCAGCTGTGGCACCATGGTGGGGCGTGCAGGGGCCGGGCCCAGGGATCGAGGCTGGTACCCTGGGGAGGGCTGGCCCTCAGATACTCCTCTCtctcatgttcttttttctttcccttttccttatcCCTCCTGACAGATTACCTCCTGGACCATTTCTGTGATGAGGCTAAAACACCTggacagagtgacagagacaaAGGGGCCGAGGGACTGGGCACCTACTGTGGTCTCCGAAAGTCCTTCCTGTATCCTCCccaagggtttgagccctgtgagcCCTGCCCTCATAGCCCCTCTGCCTCTGCATCTGCCTCCGGTGGCTCAGACAGCCTCCTTGAGGTGGCCATGCCCCAGAAGCTCCTGCTGACTGAAGAG gaagccaaCCACCTGGCTGAGGAGCTGGTGGCTGAGGAGGAGCGCCTgaaacagaaagcagagaagaaacGACTCAAGAAGAAG CGTCAAAAGGATCGCAGGCGACAGGAACGCTTGGAGCAGGAGGGTGGGGAGCCCAAG CTCAAGGCCACCCCAGATAGAGATGGGAGCCCTCCATCTAGCCCTGGGAACCCTGCTCAGGGACAGTGTGGTGAGGAAGAG GACTTACTGGATCTATCTAGCACTTTCGTGTCTCTGGCTTTGCGCAAGGTTGGGGATTGGCCCCCCAGTGCCCGCAGAGACAAGGGACTGAGCCAGGAGCCCCGAGGCAAAAGTCTGGGCCCCCAAGAGAAGATGGGCCAGAAGGAAGGGAGCTCTCCAATAGAAGAAAGGCCCAGACAGACCCCTAAGGCAGAG GCATCTCCAGGACTACCGGCAGCTGCCTTACAGCAGAGCCAGGAGCTGGCAA agctGGGTACCAGCTTGGCCCAAAATGGTTTCTACCACAAGGCTGTGCTTCTTTTTACCGAGGCCTTGAAGCTCAACCCTCGGGATCATCG GTTATTTGGAAACCGCTCTTTCTGCCATGAACGGCTGGGTCAACCAATGTGGGCCCTGGCTGATGCCCAGGTGGCCCTTACTCTGCAACCTGGCTGGCCCCGAGGCCTCTTCCGCCTGGGCAAGGCCTTGATGGGACTGCAG CGTTTTGAAGAGGCAGCTGCTGTGTTCCAGGAGACTCTGAGAGGCGGCTCCCAGCCTGACGCAGCCCGGGAGCTCCACTCTTGCCTTCTGCACCTCGCCCTG cAGAATCAGCGAGGAGGAATCCGGGTGCCACATGTGACAACTGGGTTCCCGCAACCATTTTCCCATGCTGAGCCGGGGACCACAAGCCTCCCGTCTGTCAGTCGCCCTCCAAGCACCGCTCCAAGAGCTCCTGGCCTTCTGTCTCTACCCTTGTGTTTTCCCCCATGTCATCTGAGCCACCCCAACTGGACCCTGCCCCAAATTCAGACTAGAAGACCGCACCCTCTTCAGGACCCCTCAAAGGGCTCTGGTGTGCTAGGACTTGGACCCCAGCATCTACCTCAGGCCAGATGA
- the TTC31 gene encoding tetratricopeptide repeat protein 31 isoform X2, giving the protein MAPIPKTVGRIKLDCPLRSGCPLEVAAVPKLCKEFGPEDYGAEDIVDFLRRLVESDPQGLHRIHVDGSSGRLQLWHHGGACRGRAQGSRLVPWGGLALRYSSLSCSFFFPFSLSLLTDYLLDHFCDEAKTPGQSDRDKGAEGLGTYCGLRKSFLYPPQGFEPCEPCPHSPSASASASGGSDSLLEVAMPQKLLLTEEEANHLAEELVAEEERLKQKAEKKRLKKKRQKDRRRQERLEQEGGEPKLKATPDRDGSPPSSPGNPAQGQCGEEEDLLDLSSTFVSLALRKVGDWPPSARRDKGLSQEPRGKSLGPQEKMGQKEGSSPIEERPRQTPKAEASPGLPAAALQQSQELAKLGTSLAQNGFYHKAVLLFTEALKLNPRDHRLFGNRSFCHERLGQPMWALADAQVALTLQPGWPRGLFRLGKALMGLQRFEEAAAVFQETLRGGSQPDAARELHSCLLHLALNQRGGIRVPHVTTGFPQPFSHAEPGTTSLPSVSRPPSTAPRAPGLLSLPLCFPPCHLSHPNWTLPQIQTRRPHPLQDPSKGSGVLGLGPQHLPQAR; this is encoded by the exons ATGGCGCCGATTCCGAAGACTGTGGGGCGGATAAAGCTAG ACTGTCCTCTGCGGTCTGGCTGTCCGCTGGAGGTCGCTGCTGTCCCCAAACTCTGCAAGGAATTCGGTCCTGAAGACTACGGCGCAGAG gacaTAGTGGATTTTCTTCGACGGCTTGTGGAGAGTGATCCCCAGGGCCTGCACCGGATCCATGTGGATGGGAGCAGCGGGCGGCTGCAGCTGTGGCACCATGGTGGGGCGTGCAGGGGCCGGGCCCAGGGATCGAGGCTGGTACCCTGGGGAGGGCTGGCCCTCAGATACTCCTCTCtctcatgttcttttttctttcccttttccttatcCCTCCTGACAGATTACCTCCTGGACCATTTCTGTGATGAGGCTAAAACACCTggacagagtgacagagacaaAGGGGCCGAGGGACTGGGCACCTACTGTGGTCTCCGAAAGTCCTTCCTGTATCCTCCccaagggtttgagccctgtgagcCCTGCCCTCATAGCCCCTCTGCCTCTGCATCTGCCTCCGGTGGCTCAGACAGCCTCCTTGAGGTGGCCATGCCCCAGAAGCTCCTGCTGACTGAAGAG gaagccaaCCACCTGGCTGAGGAGCTGGTGGCTGAGGAGGAGCGCCTgaaacagaaagcagagaagaaacGACTCAAGAAGAAG CGTCAAAAGGATCGCAGGCGACAGGAACGCTTGGAGCAGGAGGGTGGGGAGCCCAAG CTCAAGGCCACCCCAGATAGAGATGGGAGCCCTCCATCTAGCCCTGGGAACCCTGCTCAGGGACAGTGTGGTGAGGAAGAG GACTTACTGGATCTATCTAGCACTTTCGTGTCTCTGGCTTTGCGCAAGGTTGGGGATTGGCCCCCCAGTGCCCGCAGAGACAAGGGACTGAGCCAGGAGCCCCGAGGCAAAAGTCTGGGCCCCCAAGAGAAGATGGGCCAGAAGGAAGGGAGCTCTCCAATAGAAGAAAGGCCCAGACAGACCCCTAAGGCAGAG GCATCTCCAGGACTACCGGCAGCTGCCTTACAGCAGAGCCAGGAGCTGGCAA agctGGGTACCAGCTTGGCCCAAAATGGTTTCTACCACAAGGCTGTGCTTCTTTTTACCGAGGCCTTGAAGCTCAACCCTCGGGATCATCG GTTATTTGGAAACCGCTCTTTCTGCCATGAACGGCTGGGTCAACCAATGTGGGCCCTGGCTGATGCCCAGGTGGCCCTTACTCTGCAACCTGGCTGGCCCCGAGGCCTCTTCCGCCTGGGCAAGGCCTTGATGGGACTGCAG CGTTTTGAAGAGGCAGCTGCTGTGTTCCAGGAGACTCTGAGAGGCGGCTCCCAGCCTGACGCAGCCCGGGAGCTCCACTCTTGCCTTCTGCACCTCGCCCTG AATCAGCGAGGAGGAATCCGGGTGCCACATGTGACAACTGGGTTCCCGCAACCATTTTCCCATGCTGAGCCGGGGACCACAAGCCTCCCGTCTGTCAGTCGCCCTCCAAGCACCGCTCCAAGAGCTCCTGGCCTTCTGTCTCTACCCTTGTGTTTTCCCCCATGTCATCTGAGCCACCCCAACTGGACCCTGCCCCAAATTCAGACTAGAAGACCGCACCCTCTTCAGGACCCCTCAAAGGGCTCTGGTGTGCTAGGACTTGGACCCCAGCATCTACCTCAGGCCAGATGA
- the TTC31 gene encoding tetratricopeptide repeat protein 31 isoform X4 — protein sequence MPQKLLLTEEEANHLAEELVAEEERLKQKAEKKRLKKKRQKDRRRQERLEQEGGEPKLKATPDRDGSPPSSPGNPAQGQCGEEEDLLDLSSTFVSLALRKVGDWPPSARRDKGLSQEPRGKSLGPQEKMGQKEGSSPIEERPRQTPKAEASPGLPAAALQQSQELAKLGTSLAQNGFYHKAVLLFTEALKLNPRDHRLFGNRSFCHERLGQPMWALADAQVALTLQPGWPRGLFRLGKALMGLQRFEEAAAVFQETLRGGSQPDAARELHSCLLHLALQNQRGGIRVPHVTTGFPQPFSHAEPGTTSLPSVSRPPSTAPRAPGLLSLPLCFPPCHLSHPNWTLPQIQTRRPHPLQDPSKGSGVLGLGPQHLPQAR from the exons ATGCCCCAGAAGCTCCTGCTGACTGAAGAG gaagccaaCCACCTGGCTGAGGAGCTGGTGGCTGAGGAGGAGCGCCTgaaacagaaagcagagaagaaacGACTCAAGAAGAAG CGTCAAAAGGATCGCAGGCGACAGGAACGCTTGGAGCAGGAGGGTGGGGAGCCCAAG CTCAAGGCCACCCCAGATAGAGATGGGAGCCCTCCATCTAGCCCTGGGAACCCTGCTCAGGGACAGTGTGGTGAGGAAGAG GACTTACTGGATCTATCTAGCACTTTCGTGTCTCTGGCTTTGCGCAAGGTTGGGGATTGGCCCCCCAGTGCCCGCAGAGACAAGGGACTGAGCCAGGAGCCCCGAGGCAAAAGTCTGGGCCCCCAAGAGAAGATGGGCCAGAAGGAAGGGAGCTCTCCAATAGAAGAAAGGCCCAGACAGACCCCTAAGGCAGAG GCATCTCCAGGACTACCGGCAGCTGCCTTACAGCAGAGCCAGGAGCTGGCAA agctGGGTACCAGCTTGGCCCAAAATGGTTTCTACCACAAGGCTGTGCTTCTTTTTACCGAGGCCTTGAAGCTCAACCCTCGGGATCATCG GTTATTTGGAAACCGCTCTTTCTGCCATGAACGGCTGGGTCAACCAATGTGGGCCCTGGCTGATGCCCAGGTGGCCCTTACTCTGCAACCTGGCTGGCCCCGAGGCCTCTTCCGCCTGGGCAAGGCCTTGATGGGACTGCAG CGTTTTGAAGAGGCAGCTGCTGTGTTCCAGGAGACTCTGAGAGGCGGCTCCCAGCCTGACGCAGCCCGGGAGCTCCACTCTTGCCTTCTGCACCTCGCCCTG cAGAATCAGCGAGGAGGAATCCGGGTGCCACATGTGACAACTGGGTTCCCGCAACCATTTTCCCATGCTGAGCCGGGGACCACAAGCCTCCCGTCTGTCAGTCGCCCTCCAAGCACCGCTCCAAGAGCTCCTGGCCTTCTGTCTCTACCCTTGTGTTTTCCCCCATGTCATCTGAGCCACCCCAACTGGACCCTGCCCCAAATTCAGACTAGAAGACCGCACCCTCTTCAGGACCCCTCAAAGGGCTCTGGTGTGCTAGGACTTGGACCCCAGCATCTACCTCAGGCCAGATGA